Proteins encoded by one window of Propionispora hippei DSM 15287:
- a CDS encoding efflux RND transporter periplasmic adaptor subunit, which produces MNKGNELDGGKNSGSRTAVSWLKRHWLLTLLMLFVLAGGGWWFMAGRQTDKNGLAPVKADNRVLAEGIVFPVRYAQMVMPVEGTIGEILVQEGDLVKAGQPIIRLVRQDYQARVGSTRADISRTAAAVEQARVNLADAERELARQQRLAVAGATSRQQLDQAVTAVDRNRAALAQAQAELETQQARLVEAQGLLDKTEIKAAIGGKVAYLDSKVGEYAAAGTVLVRVADESAWEIRSDDLTELTVARIKPGDPVTVTFDGIPDLTLAGKVKSIRPYGEKKRGDMTYTVTVAPDYWDERIRWNMTAQLAVAPSGI; this is translated from the coding sequence ATGAATAAAGGAAATGAACTGGATGGTGGAAAAAACAGCGGAAGCCGGACAGCCGTGAGCTGGCTTAAACGGCATTGGCTGTTGACCTTGCTCATGCTTTTTGTCCTCGCTGGCGGAGGCTGGTGGTTTATGGCCGGGAGGCAGACGGATAAGAACGGACTGGCGCCGGTAAAGGCGGACAACCGGGTGCTGGCAGAAGGCATCGTCTTTCCTGTCCGATACGCGCAAATGGTCATGCCGGTGGAGGGCACCATCGGTGAAATACTGGTGCAGGAGGGCGATCTGGTAAAAGCCGGACAGCCGATTATCCGCCTGGTCCGGCAGGATTATCAGGCCAGGGTTGGCAGTACCCGGGCCGATATCAGCCGGACCGCGGCGGCGGTGGAGCAAGCCCGGGTAAACCTGGCTGATGCCGAACGGGAGCTTGCCAGACAGCAGCGGCTGGCAGTGGCTGGGGCAACATCACGGCAGCAGCTTGATCAGGCAGTCACGGCTGTGGACCGCAACAGGGCGGCTTTGGCGCAGGCCCAGGCTGAACTGGAAACCCAGCAAGCCCGGCTTGTGGAAGCCCAGGGACTGCTTGATAAAACCGAAATTAAAGCGGCCATCGGCGGCAAGGTGGCTTATTTGGACAGTAAGGTCGGTGAATATGCCGCTGCCGGTACCGTACTGGTGCGGGTTGCCGATGAGAGTGCCTGGGAAATTCGCAGTGATGATTTGACGGAGCTGACGGTTGCCAGAATAAAGCCGGGCGATCCGGTGACCGTAACCTTTGACGGCATACCGGACCTTACTCTTGCCGGAAAAGTCAAAAGTATCAGACCCTACGGTGAGAAAAAGCGCGGCGATATGACCTACACCGTTACGGTAGCACCGGATTACTGGGACGAACGGATACGCTGGAATATGACAGCCCAGCTTGCCGTTGCGCCTTCCGGCATATAG
- a CDS encoding MerR family DNA-binding transcriptional regulator codes for MNEKWSIGEVAKLFEVSTDTLRYYEKTGLLPAHKQSHNGYRYYSYEEIVLLMDILFFRNMEIPVKEIKQMVTQMGIGDIKHILDRNESIVESRIQELLRLKQSISQAAKQYKLCEAWLGKYAFVAAPGFSYKLVSGQSEDLVDMLRKYRKEDWLADRVQYTLFVSQEALLSQPAFCSAQIGISVEAVNLDVLTAAEQQELTAFPAGEYLYTVLGTNYEEPRHEGLGQALEHLQANERKISGPLIGRYIASVHRDGLDYYEVWLPADKT; via the coding sequence ATGAATGAAAAATGGTCTATCGGTGAAGTGGCCAAGCTGTTCGAGGTGTCGACCGATACCCTGCGGTATTATGAAAAGACCGGCCTGCTGCCGGCGCATAAGCAGAGCCATAACGGATACCGCTATTATTCCTATGAGGAAATCGTTTTGTTGATGGATATTTTGTTTTTCCGGAACATGGAGATTCCGGTCAAAGAGATTAAGCAGATGGTAACCCAAATGGGGATTGGCGATATCAAGCATATTCTTGACCGAAACGAAAGCATTGTCGAGAGCCGGATACAGGAACTATTGAGACTAAAGCAATCCATTAGTCAGGCGGCCAAGCAGTACAAGCTGTGCGAAGCCTGGCTGGGCAAGTATGCTTTTGTTGCCGCGCCGGGCTTTAGCTATAAGCTGGTTAGCGGTCAATCGGAGGATTTGGTGGACATGCTGCGCAAATACCGAAAGGAAGACTGGCTGGCTGACCGGGTGCAGTACACTCTTTTCGTATCACAGGAAGCGCTGCTTAGCCAGCCTGCTTTCTGCTCGGCCCAGATCGGGATCAGCGTGGAGGCGGTGAACCTCGATGTTTTGACAGCAGCGGAGCAACAGGAGCTTACCGCTTTTCCCGCCGGAGAATATCTCTATACAGTGCTGGGCACGAACTATGAGGAACCCAGGCATGAGGGGCTGGGGCAGGCGCTGGAGCATTTGCAGGCGAATGAAAGAAAGATCAGCGGACCGTTGATCGGCCGGTATATAGCCAGCGTACACCGGGATGGTCTTGACTATTATGAAGTGTGGCTGCCGGCAGATAAAACTTGA